The Panicum hallii strain FIL2 chromosome 9, PHallii_v3.1, whole genome shotgun sequence genome has a window encoding:
- the LOC112877090 gene encoding glucan endo-1,3-beta-glucosidase 8-like codes for MAACYRQALAAALVAAAAVAGLPAAGALGVNWGTMATHRLPSDIVVRMLEDNGIRKVKLFDADPGPMDALAGSGIEVMVGIPNNMLDMMTDYGTARDWVHQNVSRYNFDGGVNIKYVAVGNEPFLSSFNGTFLNVTLPALQNIQRALNDAGLGETIKATVPLNADVYNSPTSNPVPSAGRFRADIADLMTEIVQFLNQSGAPFTVNIYPFLSLYGNDGFPLDYAFFDGTSSPVVDTGSGIQYTNVFDANFDTLVSALGAAGVGGLPVVVGEVGWPTDGDKHATAAYAQKFYAGLLRKLAAKAGTPLRQSQYIEVYLFSLIDEDAKSVAPGDFERHWGIMRYDGQPKYPMDLSGQGGNTALVAARGVQYLPRQWCVVNPNAPDLGKIGDSVTYACTFSDCTALGYGSSCNGMDAVGNASYAFNMYFQTQNQVEGSCDFQGLAAPTAQNPSTDTCNFTIQIAVSAAAGRRRRAPAAMALLLLVLRGVLQVAL; via the exons ATGGCGGCGTGCTACCGGCAGGCCCTCGCAGCCgctctggtggcggcggcggcggtcgccgggctgccggcggcgggggcgctcGGGGTGAACTGGGGCACGATGGCGACGCACAGGCTGCCGTCGGACATCGTGGTGCGGATGCTGGAGGACAACGGCATCAGGAAGGTGAAGCTGTTCGACGCCGACCCCGGGCCGATGGACGCGCTCGCCGGCAGCGGCATCGAGGTGATGGTGGGCATCCCCAACAACATGCTGGACATGATGACGGACTACGGCACGGCCAGGGACTGGGTGCACCAGAACGTCAGCCGCTACAACTTCGACGGCGGCGTGAACATCAA ATACGTAGCCGTTGGGAATGAACCCTTCCTGTCGTCTTTCAACGGCACGTTTCTGAACGTCACGCTGCCCGCCCTGCAGAACATCCAGCGCGCGCTCAACGACGCCGGCCTCGGCGAAACCATCAAGGCCACCGTGCCGCTGAACGCCGACGTGTACAACTCCCCGACGAGCAACCCCGTCCCGTCCGCCGGCCGGTTCCGCGCGGACATCGCCGACCTCATGACGGAGATCGTGCAGTTCCTCAACCAGAGCGGCGCGCCCTTCACCGTGAACATCTACCCGTTCCTGAGCCTCTACGGCAACGACGGCTTCCCGCTGGACTACGCCTTCTTCGACGGCACGAGCAGCCCCGTGGTGGACACCGGCAGCGGCATCCAGTACACGAACGTGTTCGACGCCAACTTCGACACGCTCGTGTCCGCGCTCGGCGCGGCGGGCGTCGGCGGCCTCCCCGTCGTGGTCGGCGAGGTCGGCTGGCCGACCGACGGCGACAAGCACGCCACCGCGGCGTACGCGCAGAAGTTCtacgcggggctgctgcggaaGCTGGCGGCCAAGGCCGGCACGCCGCTGCGGCAGAGCCAGTACATCGAGGTGTACCTGTTCAGCCTGATCGACGAGGACGCCAAGAGCGTGGCGCCGGGCGACTTCGAGCGGCACTGGGGCATCATGCGGTACGACGGCCAGCCCAAGTACCCGATGGACCTGTCCGGGCAGGGCGGGAACACGGCGCtggtggcggcgcgcggggtCCAGTACCTGCCCCGGCAGTGGTGCGTGGTGAACCCGAACGCGCCGGACCTGGGCAAGATCGGCGACAGCGTGACCTACGCGTGCACCTTCTCCGACTGCACCGCGCTCGGGTATGGCTCGTCGTGCAACGGCATGGACGCCGTCGGCAACGCGTCGTACGCGTTCAACATGTACTTCCAGACGCAGAACCAGGTGGAGGGCAGCTGCGACTTCCAGGGCCTCGCGGCGCCGACGGCGCAGAACCCGTCCACGGACACCTGCAACTTCACCATACAGATCGCGGTGTCGGCGGCcgcggggaggcggcggcgcgccccggcggcgatggcgctgCTCCTCTTGGTTCTTCGTGGTGTCCTGCAGGTTGCTCTGTGA